One genomic segment of Protaetiibacter intestinalis includes these proteins:
- a CDS encoding ABC transporter substrate-binding protein: MNFSRRTAAVAAIAGTASLALVLSGCASDGDNGGSSDEPITLTITTFGTMGLDGLYAQYEKDHPNITIKATNIDTGGNALTDWKTKQASGGLPDVQAVEEGWLGSVMEVSDTFTDLRDYGADDIKGNWVDWKVQQATDSDGRIIGYGTDIGPEGLCYNGKLFEAAGLPSDRDAVAELFGGSSATWDKFFEVGKQYHDASGKAFYDQSGFLWNAFVNQQDEGYYTADGELNVEGNSTLKNFWLQLADAQQAGLSANQAQWDWGKGQAFVDGTFSVFVCPGWMLGVVKGNTEAAGGDASTGWDFADVFPGGASNWGGSFLTVPTSSKHPKEAAALAEWLTAAQQQVAAFQAAGTFPSNIEAQSDPGVTGPNDLGAFFNDAPVGEILGSRAQGVTAQFKGPDDAIIQEQVFGPPRTALDAGEADGETTWNQAIELLNQLVG, from the coding sequence GTGAACTTCTCACGACGCACCGCTGCTGTCGCTGCGATCGCCGGTACCGCCTCCCTCGCCCTGGTCCTCTCCGGGTGCGCGAGTGACGGCGACAACGGCGGCTCCAGCGACGAGCCCATCACCCTCACCATCACCACGTTCGGAACCATGGGTCTCGACGGTCTCTACGCGCAGTACGAGAAGGACCACCCGAACATCACCATCAAGGCCACCAACATCGACACCGGCGGCAACGCGCTGACCGACTGGAAGACGAAGCAGGCCTCCGGTGGCCTCCCCGACGTCCAGGCCGTCGAAGAGGGCTGGCTCGGCTCGGTGATGGAGGTGTCGGACACCTTCACCGACCTGCGCGACTACGGCGCCGACGACATCAAGGGCAACTGGGTGGACTGGAAGGTCCAGCAGGCGACCGACTCGGACGGCCGCATCATCGGCTACGGCACCGACATCGGACCGGAGGGCCTGTGCTACAACGGCAAGCTCTTCGAGGCGGCCGGCCTCCCGAGCGACCGCGACGCCGTCGCGGAGCTCTTCGGCGGCTCGTCGGCCACCTGGGACAAGTTCTTCGAGGTCGGCAAGCAGTACCACGACGCGTCGGGCAAGGCGTTCTACGACCAGTCCGGCTTCCTGTGGAACGCCTTCGTGAACCAGCAGGACGAGGGTTACTACACCGCGGACGGCGAGCTCAACGTCGAGGGCAACTCGACGCTGAAGAACTTCTGGCTGCAGCTCGCCGACGCCCAGCAGGCGGGCCTCTCCGCCAACCAGGCCCAGTGGGACTGGGGTAAGGGCCAGGCGTTCGTCGACGGCACCTTCTCCGTCTTCGTCTGCCCGGGCTGGATGCTCGGCGTCGTCAAGGGCAACACCGAGGCCGCCGGCGGCGACGCCAGCACCGGCTGGGACTTCGCCGACGTGTTCCCCGGTGGAGCGTCGAACTGGGGTGGATCGTTCCTGACGGTTCCCACCTCGTCGAAGCACCCGAAGGAGGCCGCTGCGCTCGCCGAGTGGCTGACCGCCGCCCAGCAGCAGGTCGCCGCCTTCCAGGCCGCGGGCACCTTCCCGAGCAACATCGAGGCGCAGTCCGACCCCGGCGTGACCGGGCCGAACGACCTCGGTGCGTTCTTCAACGACGCTCCCGTCGGTGAGATCCTCGGCTCGCGCGCCCAGGGCGTGACCGCCCAGTTCAAGGGCCCGGATGACGCGATCATCCAGGAGCAGGTCTTCGGTCCGCCGCGCACCGCCCTCGACGCCGGCGAGGCCGACGGCGAGACCACCTGGAACCAGGCGATCGAGCTGCTGAACCAGCTGGTCGGCTGA
- a CDS encoding amidase domain-containing protein → MSVLQTDPPGPTPGAMRPRRSKKVYRRRRIVALIIGLIVVAGLVAAVVLVPPVLTRAAAVARYDAAEKQLGELRGKLDAAYADAGDGTGRPPSADQLDAILADGSGLVTDDAASALQTAREDAAAALGGGDSDILARPALDTATASVAELDAESAVLEAGLDGLRDTVDAAPDKVAAAAQALGTAWDDFRTAVVAEGTRQLGAYSDAEKSTEDALYQALTAFQDAPADQAEAALTAAGAASASMIADAEAYRAQIVAAASGSSQPTGGDVDAQLGYLLDHWQNYNTAAWNDYNAYGGDCVNFTSQGLLARGWKMDGTWSSPGASGFASKAWISTTAMEAYLKSQGFVSNDNDHLDRVRVGDVGIFDWGEKGPGVDHTMTVSKVEYTPDGPVVYFVSHNSDGDYRELQYTLFTQHQNSKVRIYSIP, encoded by the coding sequence GTGAGTGTGCTGCAGACGGATCCCCCCGGGCCCACCCCCGGCGCGATGCGTCCCCGCCGCTCCAAGAAGGTGTACCGCCGACGCCGGATCGTCGCCCTCATCATCGGCCTGATCGTCGTCGCCGGCCTCGTCGCCGCCGTCGTGCTCGTGCCGCCCGTGCTCACCCGCGCGGCCGCCGTCGCACGCTACGACGCCGCCGAGAAGCAGCTCGGCGAACTGCGCGGCAAGCTCGACGCCGCCTACGCCGACGCGGGAGACGGCACGGGCCGGCCGCCGAGCGCCGACCAGCTCGACGCGATCCTCGCCGACGGCAGCGGCCTCGTCACCGACGACGCCGCGAGTGCCCTGCAGACCGCCCGCGAGGACGCGGCCGCCGCCCTCGGCGGGGGCGACTCCGACATCCTCGCGCGGCCCGCGCTCGACACCGCCACCGCATCCGTCGCCGAGCTCGACGCCGAGAGCGCCGTGCTCGAGGCGGGGCTCGACGGACTGCGCGACACCGTCGACGCGGCGCCCGACAAGGTCGCGGCCGCCGCGCAGGCGCTCGGCACCGCGTGGGACGACTTCCGCACCGCCGTCGTCGCGGAAGGCACCCGGCAGCTCGGCGCCTACTCGGACGCCGAGAAGAGCACCGAGGACGCCCTCTACCAAGCGCTCACCGCGTTCCAGGACGCGCCCGCCGACCAGGCGGAGGCGGCGCTCACCGCCGCCGGCGCCGCATCCGCCTCCATGATCGCCGACGCCGAGGCGTACCGCGCGCAGATCGTCGCCGCGGCCTCCGGCAGCAGCCAGCCGACCGGCGGCGACGTCGACGCGCAGCTCGGCTACCTGCTCGACCACTGGCAGAACTACAACACCGCCGCGTGGAACGACTACAACGCCTACGGCGGCGACTGCGTCAACTTCACGAGCCAGGGCCTGCTCGCCCGCGGCTGGAAGATGGACGGCACCTGGAGCTCGCCCGGCGCGTCCGGCTTCGCCAGCAAGGCGTGGATCTCGACCACCGCCATGGAGGCCTACCTCAAGTCGCAGGGCTTCGTCTCCAACGACAACGACCACCTCGACCGGGTGCGCGTCGGCGACGTCGGCATCTTCGACTGGGGCGAGAAGGGCCCGGGCGTCGACCACACGATGACCGTGTCGAAGGTCGAGTACACGCCCGACGGCCCCG